CGACGGCCAGTTGCCGGTACCGGGCGATTCTGCTGAATATGGCTGGGAAGGGTACGTGCCGTTTGATGAATTGCCGGTCGTCGTTAATCCGGAAGAAGGATTTATTGCGACGGCAAACAATGAAGTGGTGGGAGAGGAATACCCGTATCACATCACCGATTTTTGGGCGCAGCCTTACCGCTATATGCGTATTGCAGAAGTACTCAGTGCGGGAGAGGATCTGACAGCGGAAGATATGATGGAGCTGCAGATGGACAAGAAAAACCTGTATGCGGAAGAATTTCTGCCATCCATGATCGAAGCGGTGCGGGTGGAAACGGATGAGTTCGATGACTTGCTGGCCATCCTGGAAGAATGGAACATGGTGGATGAAGTGGATCAGGCGGCACCGCTCATTTTCCGCACATGGATCCGGAAGCTGCCGGATACATTATGGGAAGGGAAAATGCCGGAAGATGTCTATGAATTGATGCCGGGGAAAAATCACATTACCGATCAGCTGATGCGCGAAGCATTTGCCGGCAATCCGGGTGAATGGGTTACGGAATTCGGCGGGGTGGAACAATGGCTGGCAGTTTCATTGGCTCAAGCTGAAACGGAAATTGCTGAAGAACTCGGAGAAGATGCAGGTGACTGGGACTGGGGAGATGAACACGAATTGCTGTTTCCTCATCCGGTCAGCGGTGCTTCACCGATTCTTGCAAGATTCATGAACCCGGAAATCCTGCCCGTCGGCGGTTCGAATGTTACCGTCATGGTGGCTGCCTCTGATCCGGACGGCATCGTCGATCACGGAGCATCATGGCGCTTCGTCGCTGATCTTGCGGACTTGTCGGAAGCCTATCACATCGTCGGTCCCGGCCAGAGTGGGCACGTCAAATCCGACTTCTATAGCAACCAGGTGGATGACTGGGTTGAAGGCGATTACCACGTGACACCGATTGAGGGAGACGTAGAAGGCAGCACATTGATACTGCTTGCAGAATAATAGAGGAAACGCATCGGCCTGAGTGCCGGTGCGTTTTTTTGAATAGGAAATAATCAAGTGTGTCATAAATCTTGCATCTATGATGTTTTTTGTTTTTAGAGAAGGACGTGGCCGGCTTAAAGTGAGCTCACCGGGTCTTAAAGTGAACTCACCGGGTCTTAAAGTGAACTCGCGGACGCCTAAAGTTAATTCAACGGATCTTAAAGTGATTTCATAGAGTGTTAATCGCAACTCAGCCTTGTCTTCACTATAAATCATAAAATATTAATAATCGGTATCCAACATCCGCTTTCTTGGCAAGCGGCTATCAGGAATTCCCGTCGACTATCCGCCAAACCGCTGATTCCGCCTTCCCTCTTTAAGCTATAATTAGTAACAGAGGAGGGAGCCGTGATGAAAAAACTATTAGCAGTCGGATTCGGCGGGATGCTCGGAACTGTATTGCGGGCTGCAGTCTATGCAGCCATACCTGGAAATATCAGTTTATGGATCGTCAATTTAACCGGCAGCTTCCTGCTAGGCTGGCTTTCCATCCGGCTCAGTAAGAGTATGAGCCAGGAAGTAAGACTACTGCTGACGACTGGACTCCTCGGATCTTTTACAACTTTCTCCGCTTTTTCCGCCCAGTGGTCTGAAGTCCTCACAGCTACGCCTGCCTATGGATTGATATATGGAATAATAATGACGGCAACAGCGATTGCGATGGCGGCACTTGGTGTCCAATGCGGTATGAAAGGAGTGGAAAGATGATCGGCGTTGCCATCGGCGGCTTTTTTGGCGCTATCGTCCGCTACTTGGTATATTTGGCTATCGAACAGTCTGACCGGCACAAAAAATGGGCGACTTTTTCAGTGAATAGCATCGGATCGTTTCTAACGGGGCTGTCTCTCAGCACCAGTGAGTTCTGGATGACCGGATTTCTCGGCGCATTTACTACGTTTTCAACGTTCGCTTTAGATGCTGTGAAAGAACTTCAAAACGGCAAAATAATCTTAACTGTCTTTTATATCAGTGCTACACTGCTTGCAGGTCTTGGTCTGTTCACTATCGGTTTCATTATTAGCCAATGAAACCGGCCTACGTTTCTGCAGACCGGTCCATCACTAAAATTCTCCTTTTTCCACGACTCTGCCTAACCGGCCTTCTGTCGTTTCCGCATGCCGGATTGATTGATAAACGGCTTCTTCGGTGGCTTCCACGGCAGCTCCGAACAATTCGCTCATGATCGGGTGACTGTCCCGCAGCAGCCAGTCACTGCTGAAGGCGCCTTCTGCCCGGTGACTGATTTTCGCGGCGGTCGAAAAGGCGATCACGATATCGCCGCTGCCGTTATGGACGGTCGTGCCTGTCCGGCCAAGGCCGATGGCAGCCCGTTTGGCGAGCCGCTCCAATTGCCGGCTCTCAAGCGGCGCATCTGTTGCAAGAATCATCATGACCGATCCATCCGGCTTCTTCGGGTCGGCCCCGCTGAAATCCGCTCCCCGGAATTCACCTTTACGGCCAAAATTGGTCAATAAAAGAGCGCCGACCGTATAAGACAGATCGCCATCTTCTGCCAGACGGCTGGCAGAACCGATGCCGCCTTTCACGCCGTAGCAGATCATGCCTTTGCCGGCTCCCACTGCACCTTGGGCAAAGTCGGTATCGGCCTTTTTGATCGCTTCCCGGGCATGCTCCGGCTTCACTGCCATGAGCCGCATGGAATTCAGGTGACTGTCATTGCACTCGCCGACCACGATATTGAGCGAGCTCGTTGAATCGCCGATTTCCGGATTCTCTTCAAGCATCCACTCCATCGTCCCCTGCAGTACTGCTGCCACGCTGAATGTGTTCGTCAGCATGATCGGCGACTCCAGCATGCCCAGCTCGTTTACTTGTACAAGTCCGGCAGTTTTCCCGAACCCGTTCAGCACAAAGCTTGCTGCCCGTACTTTTTCTTCGAATATATTCCCGGTATGCGGCAGAATGGCCGTTACACCGGTACAGACAGTATCCCGGTCGGAGAGCTTGTCATAAAGTGTTACATGCCCGATTTTTACACCGGCCACATCTGTGATCGTATTGCGGCTTCCTTTTTTCATCCATACCACTCCTTAAATCTATTGTAGCATTCGACGCAGGCGGGAATGTTTCTGTATAATAAAAGAAAAATTCTATCTGCATAACAGCAGCAGAAGCAGGGAGCAGCGGGAATGGCGTTAAAACTGACAGAATGGACAATGCAGGAACAGGAGCAGCTGATTGAATTCATGACCGGTAATTCCTGGCCTTATCACGGACTTGAGCATCCGGTCCGCGAATTGATTGAGAAAACAATCACGGAAGGCGGCTATAAATCAGATCGGGTACGGACGTTCTGGTTGGAAAATGAAGAGGGCAAGCAAATCGGCCTTATTAAAATATATGATTTACAGGATGATATCCCATTATTCGATTTACGCATCGCCGGACCGTACCGCGGCAAAGGATATGGCCCGCAGGCACTCCGGCTCATGACGGAGTTTGTGTTTTCGCTGCCAGATAAAAAAGTCCGGCTTGAAGGAAATACCCGGCATGATAATTTTGCCATGCGGAAAGCGTTCGAGCGGGCAGGCTTTGTGAAAGAGGCGCATATCCGCAACGGCTGGTTCTCGCCAAAGGAAAACAAATACTATGATGCAGTGACATATGGCATCACCCGGGAGGACTGGGAAGCCGGCACAACAACACCGGTCCATTGGGAAGATGGCGGCAAGCAGGAAAACCCGTCATTCAATCCGGTGCTCTTTGATTTCCCGGAGCAGTTCGAGTCAGAGCGCCTGCTGATCCGGGCGCCGAAGCGGGAAGATGCAGCACAGACCTATGAAGCGATGCAGCACTCTCAGGAAGCGCTGCGCAATTGGATGCCGTTCGCCCGCCAAAAACCGGTGATGGAGCAGGTGGAAGCGAATCTCGTCCAAGCGGTGGCGGATTTCCAGCTGCGTAAAGATCTCCGTCTCCACTTCTTTCTGAAAGAAACCGGTGAATTCATTGGTTCTTCAGGTCTCCACCGATTTGACTGGACTGTCCGGAAATTCGAAATCGGCTATTGGGTGGACAGCCGGTTTGAAGGCAAAGGATATGTGTCGGAAGCGGTGGACCGGATTACCCGGTTCGCTTTTGAGGAACTCGGAGCGAACCGCGTTGAAATCCGTTGTGATACGGAAAACGTCCGCAGCCGGGCCGTCGCCGAGCGGCTCGGATTCGACTTGGAAGGCGTGCTCCGGAAAGACAGTTTATCCGTCTCGGGAGGAAGTCTCCGGGATACATGCATATATGCAAAAGTGAAGGGATGAGCGGTGTATCCGCCCATCCCTTTTTCCATATCCCGACTCTCAGGCCGCTTGCACTTTTCGGTTCCTACATTCGTTTTCTTCCTGAGAACAGGTTAATAAGGAGTATTACTACTGCGACAATTAGAAGTAGATGAATCAATCCACCTGCGAAGTCCAGCAAAAAGCCGACGAGCCAAATTGCTAAAATTACGATTAAAATAATCCATAAAATACGTGCCATCCTTCTCACCTCTTTTCTGCTACGGATCGTTCTTAGCTAGTCAATAAGTACCCGGGGAATTCAGAAAGCAAACCTGGCATATTTTTCCCAGTAAGGAGCCGAGTTGTCGGGCACGGGGGTGTGTAGTAAACTGAACATAGTTTTGATAGGGAGGGTCCTCTTTGCCTACTCCAAGTATGGAAGACCATATTGAAGTCATCACGACATTAATTGAACAGAAAGGGTATGCCCGGGTTTCGGATATCGCAGAGGCATTGTCGGTACTGCCGTCATCCGTCACGAAAATGGTCCAGAAGCTCGATAAAGATGGCTATCTCATCTATGAACGGTACAGGGGTCTTGTCCTGACACCGAAGGGTGAAAAGCTTGGCAAGCGGCTTGTGCAGCGGCATGATCTTCTTGAGCAGCTGCTTCGGCTGATCGGTGTGGAAGAAGAGCGGATCTATGGGGATGTGGAAGGCATTGAGCATCATTTGAGCTGGAATGCGATCGATCGCATTGCCGACTTGGTTCAAGTGCTGGAAGACAGCCCGGACGTGATCGATAAATTACGCCAGCTGCAGGCGGAACAAAGCAGCGACACTTAAAGGAGGAACAAGGAATTATGCCACTCGAACCAGGAATAACAGCGATTCTCCGTGTGCTTGACCGGTCATCATCAAAATGGGTGCTGACGGACGGGACGGAAGAAGTCGCGATGAATGAATCGGAACTTGAAGAAGGTCAGGAAACGGCTGATGAAATCGAGGTATTTCTCTACCGCAACAGGCAAGGCGGGCTGTCTGCGACACCGCTGATCCCGCATATCGTCAAAGGAACGTTCGGCTGGGCGAAAGTGCTGAAGGCATCCAAGCGGGACGGGGCTATTGTCGATATCGGCACAACCCGGGAAGTTTATGTGCAGCCGGAAGATCTGCCGCGGTTTGAAGAGCTGTGGCCAAAGCCGGGAGACGAAATCTTTATGACACTCCGTACTGATAATAGCGGGGACCTTTTCGGCCGGCTGGCAACGGAAGAACGGGTTTTGGAACTCATTGCAGAAGCGCCGCCGGAAGTGTTCAATAAAGATTTGCGTGCCCGCGCTTACCGGCTGTTGCCGGTCGGCACGTTTATGCTGACGGTGCCGGAATTGTACCGGGTGTTCGTCCATGAAACGGAACGGGAAGCTGAACCGCGGCTCGGCGAAGAAAAGACGGTCCGGATTATCGATGTAAAAGAAGACGGCACATTGAACGGTTCCTTATTGCCGCGGAAGCAAGAGCGGCTGGGCACGGATGCAGAAGCCATTTTGCGCTATCTGGATCAGACCGGCGGTGAAATGCCGTTTACGGACAAGTCCACGCCAGATGAAATCCGGGAAATGTTCAATATGAGCAAGGCTGCGTTCAAGCGGGCGCTCGGGACGCTGATGAAGAACGGACAGATCATTCAGGAGGACGGCTGGACAAAACGAGTCCGCTGATGCAACCTTTTTCGGCTCTGTACGTACTACTTAGAGAAGAGAGGGGTTACCGATAACCATGAAAAAGATTCAATCCATGCTGCTCGTTCTGCTGGCGTTCGCATTACTTGTTCCTGCAGCCGCTTCAGCGAATGTCGGCATCAATGAAAAATTCGGTCCGTCAATCGTCGTATACGGCGGAGATCTTTCGGAAGCAGAGCGTGAGAGTGTCCAGGAAAGCCTTGAAGTGGCGGAAGAACCGGAAGTGGAAGAAATTGAAGTGACAGGTGAAGATCTTGTACAGTACATTACGGATGGTGATCCGCGGGCAAGAATGTATTCATCAGCTAAAATTACCCGCCAGGAAGAAGGCGAAGGCCTGGTGATTGAAATTGTCACACCGGAAAATATCACACAAGTAACCGCGGATATGTATGCTAATGCCATCCTGACAGCGGGCATTGAAGATGCAGTTGTCGAAGTGGCGGCACCAAAACCGGTTACGGGTCATTCAGCGCTTGTCGGAATTTATAAAGCATATGAAGTGAATGGTGAACAGCTGGATCCGGAACGGACAGACGCGGCGAACGATGAACTTGAAGTCGCGACTGAAATTGCCGGCAATGGCATCGATGAAGAACAGGTGAGTGAACTGCTGACCGGCATCAAACAGCAGATTGCAGAACAAAGTCCGGCAACCCGGGAAGAAGTGGAACAGATCGTGGAAGATCAGCTGTCCCGTCTGCAGATCGAGCTGAATCCGGAAGACCGGCAGCTGCTGATTGATCTGATGGACCGGATCCGTCAGCTCGACATCGATTTTTCGCAATGGTCCACGCAACTTGAAGATTTGAGCAAGACGATTGAAGATACACTTGGCAATGTGAGTGACGCTGTAAATGATGAAGGATTTTGGGCCAATGTCCGAAGTTTCTTCCGTCAGCTGGCGGATTCAGTCCGTTCACTATTCAATTAAGCAGTGAGGTTCCTTCGGGAGCCTTATTTTTTTTGCAGACAAGATCGTTGCCTGATGGCAAAAGTCATGCTAAGATGAGTTAAATATCTTGAATTCGAGATAAAAAGGAGAGAGATTTATGAAACTGGAAGGCATCCATCATGTTTCAGCAATTACAGCAGACGCGGATAAGAACCACGATTTTTTCACGCGGATCTTGGGCATGCGGCTCGTGAAGAAAAGTGTCAATCAGGATAATACATCTTCTTATCATTTGTTTTATGCCGACGCAAAAGGAACTCCGGGTACGGATATGACATATTTTGATATCCCTATGGCCGGCCGGACGTATCCCGGTGTATCAAGCATCAGTAATACATCATTCCGGGTGAAAAGTCCGGAAGCGCTCGATTATTGGATCCGCCGATTTGATGAATTCAACGTACCGCATGGTGAGATCAGTGAGCGGTTCGGCCGGCAGGTCCTGTCGTTTCAGGACTTTGAAGGCTCCCGTCTGCTTCTGACAGTTGATGACGGAACGGGCATCCCGTATGGAATTCCTTGGACAAAAGCTGACGTGCCGGAAGAATTTGCGGTTGTCGGTCTTGGCCCTGTCACACTGACCGTCCGAAAAGCGGAATCGACAGCAGCGGTATTAACTGATATTATGAATTTTAAGGAAATTGGTTCTTATGAGGCTTTTGAGTCCGGCATGCCGGATATCCAGGTATTTTCAACTGGTGAAGGCGGTCCGGCCGGAGAAGTGCATCTGGAAACAAGAACTGATCTTCCGCCCGAACGTCCCGGCCGCGGAAGTGTCCACCATGTTGCATTTCGTGTAAAGACGTACGAGGAATATGCCAAATGGAACGGCTACTTGAATGAACATGGTTTTCGGACGTCCGGCGAAGTCGATCGCTATTATTTCAAAGCGATTTATTTCCGGGAGCCAAATGGCATTCTGTTTGAATTATCAACAGACGAACCGGGATTTGCCACGGATGAACCGTTGGAATCACTTGGAGAGGAATTGGCTTTGCCGCCATTTCTGGAACCGCGGCGCAAGCAGATCGAAGCATCACTTCGGCCGCTTACGATCAACACATAACGAAAGAGGGGAACAGCATGGAGTTTAAGTTTACTGAACTGGGGCATGATCATTTTGCATTTCGTAATGAAAAGAGCGGAGATACATTAGCTGAAATTACGTGGACACAGATGGCGGATGTAATGGTGGTGGAGCATACCTTTGTGGATCCGTCGCTGCGGGGACAGGGCATCGCCAAGCAATTGCTTGACCGGACTGCCGATTATGCCCGTGAGAACCAGTACAGAATTGAACCGGTCTGTTCCTACGTCGTGACAGCTTTTGAACGCTCAAATGAATACGATGACCTCAAAGTCTGAGAGATTGACCCGTTGATCATTCCTTCAGACAGAAAGCTTATCAATCAACGCAATCGATTCGGCGTTTTAACTGAAGAAACAATACAGCCCCATGCCAGTCCGTCAGTAACCTGCGGAACGGGCATGGGGCCTTTGTTTCATGCGGTTATAAGTGTACTATATCCGTTCAGAATGATGTAACCAGGAATACCACAGCAGTCAATATGGAAGCGCCGCCGACTCCATACATAAAATCGGCCTGATTGAAAATCAATTTCTTTTCCATGAAGTTTCACCCCATCAGTTGTCAGATGATTAATTAGTACCCTCATTCTTCGTAAGTATAAACACGTTATGATGATTTTTTGAAGAAAAAAAGAAAATATAAAGTATTTTAGAGGAATTATCCGGTGAAATGGGTAACACATTAATAAGAGAGGTGAATGGATATGTATCAAAGCACGTTTTCCAGAACAGGCGAAAAAGTACTGGGGATTATCGGCATTGTATTGAATGTAATTGCCATCATTCTCGTTGTGATGGCAGTTGTTGAAGTTGGGAGCGGCACCTTTGAAGCGGACCTGGAGGAGTTTATCCTTACCGATCCGACGCTGGCACCGGAAGATGCGGAAGCGACGCTTGTCGCCTTGAGCGGTTTGACAGAGGCGATTGAAGTCTTTGGCTGGGTAATCGGCATTTCACTGGTGGTGTCGACGATCTTGGCTATTATTGCTGTCATTAATCTGAATGACAATAAAAAGCCGGTACTGGCGGGTGTCCTATTTGTCATTGCCGGGATTTTATCCGGAATTATCTCACTGACGGCATTAATTTTCTATATCGCTGCAATTATGTGTTTCGTCCGCAAGCCGCCGCTTGAGGATGAACAAATGATCCGGGTGGATGAACCGGTGGAAATTGAGACCCAAGACGAAGACGATTCACCATACCGTCCGCTGTAAACAGCAAAAAAGCACCTGCTTAAAGCGTGGCCACTGAAAAACTA
Above is a genomic segment from Planococcus lenghuensis containing:
- a CDS encoding GNAT family N-acetyltransferase, translated to MALKLTEWTMQEQEQLIEFMTGNSWPYHGLEHPVRELIEKTITEGGYKSDRVRTFWLENEEGKQIGLIKIYDLQDDIPLFDLRIAGPYRGKGYGPQALRLMTEFVFSLPDKKVRLEGNTRHDNFAMRKAFERAGFVKEAHIRNGWFSPKENKYYDAVTYGITREDWEAGTTTPVHWEDGGKQENPSFNPVLFDFPEQFESERLLIRAPKREDAAQTYEAMQHSQEALRNWMPFARQKPVMEQVEANLVQAVADFQLRKDLRLHFFLKETGEFIGSSGLHRFDWTVRKFEIGYWVDSRFEGKGYVSEAVDRITRFAFEELGANRVEIRCDTENVRSRAVAERLGFDLEGVLRKDSLSVSGGSLRDTCIYAKVKG
- a CDS encoding ring-cleaving dioxygenase; translated protein: MKLEGIHHVSAITADADKNHDFFTRILGMRLVKKSVNQDNTSSYHLFYADAKGTPGTDMTYFDIPMAGRTYPGVSSISNTSFRVKSPEALDYWIRRFDEFNVPHGEISERFGRQVLSFQDFEGSRLLLTVDDGTGIPYGIPWTKADVPEEFAVVGLGPVTLTVRKAESTAAVLTDIMNFKEIGSYEAFESGMPDIQVFSTGEGGPAGEVHLETRTDLPPERPGRGSVHHVAFRVKTYEEYAKWNGYLNEHGFRTSGEVDRYYFKAIYFREPNGILFELSTDEPGFATDEPLESLGEELALPPFLEPRRKQIEASLRPLTINT
- a CDS encoding fluoride efflux transporter FluC; translated protein: MKKLLAVGFGGMLGTVLRAAVYAAIPGNISLWIVNLTGSFLLGWLSIRLSKSMSQEVRLLLTTGLLGSFTTFSAFSAQWSEVLTATPAYGLIYGIIMTATAIAMAALGVQCGMKGVER
- the mntR gene encoding transcriptional regulator MntR; amino-acid sequence: MPTPSMEDHIEVITTLIEQKGYARVSDIAEALSVLPSSVTKMVQKLDKDGYLIYERYRGLVLTPKGEKLGKRLVQRHDLLEQLLRLIGVEEERIYGDVEGIEHHLSWNAIDRIADLVQVLEDSPDVIDKLRQLQAEQSSDT
- a CDS encoding GNAT family N-acetyltransferase, producing the protein MEFKFTELGHDHFAFRNEKSGDTLAEITWTQMADVMVVEHTFVDPSLRGQGIAKQLLDRTADYARENQYRIEPVCSYVVTAFERSNEYDDLKV
- a CDS encoding fluoride efflux transporter FluC, which translates into the protein MIGVAIGGFFGAIVRYLVYLAIEQSDRHKKWATFSVNSIGSFLTGLSLSTSEFWMTGFLGAFTTFSTFALDAVKELQNGKIILTVFYISATLLAGLGLFTIGFIISQ
- a CDS encoding DUF1002 domain-containing protein, which encodes MKKIQSMLLVLLAFALLVPAAASANVGINEKFGPSIVVYGGDLSEAERESVQESLEVAEEPEVEEIEVTGEDLVQYITDGDPRARMYSSAKITRQEEGEGLVIEIVTPENITQVTADMYANAILTAGIEDAVVEVAAPKPVTGHSALVGIYKAYEVNGEQLDPERTDAANDELEVATEIAGNGIDEEQVSELLTGIKQQIAEQSPATREEVEQIVEDQLSRLQIELNPEDRQLLIDLMDRIRQLDIDFSQWSTQLEDLSKTIEDTLGNVSDAVNDEGFWANVRSFFRQLADSVRSLFN
- a CDS encoding P1 family peptidase, whose protein sequence is MKKGSRNTITDVAGVKIGHVTLYDKLSDRDTVCTGVTAILPHTGNIFEEKVRAASFVLNGFGKTAGLVQVNELGMLESPIMLTNTFSVAAVLQGTMEWMLEENPEIGDSTSSLNIVVGECNDSHLNSMRLMAVKPEHAREAIKKADTDFAQGAVGAGKGMICYGVKGGIGSASRLAEDGDLSYTVGALLLTNFGRKGEFRGADFSGADPKKPDGSVMMILATDAPLESRQLERLAKRAAIGLGRTGTTVHNGSGDIVIAFSTAAKISHRAEGAFSSDWLLRDSHPIMSELFGAAVEATEEAVYQSIRHAETTEGRLGRVVEKGEF
- a CDS encoding lmo0937 family membrane protein yields the protein MARILWIILIVILAIWLVGFLLDFAGGLIHLLLIVAVVILLINLFSGRKRM
- a CDS encoding CvfB family protein — its product is MPLEPGITAILRVLDRSSSKWVLTDGTEEVAMNESELEEGQETADEIEVFLYRNRQGGLSATPLIPHIVKGTFGWAKVLKASKRDGAIVDIGTTREVYVQPEDLPRFEELWPKPGDEIFMTLRTDNSGDLFGRLATEERVLELIAEAPPEVFNKDLRARAYRLLPVGTFMLTVPELYRVFVHETEREAEPRLGEEKTVRIIDVKEDGTLNGSLLPRKQERLGTDAEAILRYLDQTGGEMPFTDKSTPDEIREMFNMSKAAFKRALGTLMKNGQIIQEDGWTKRVR
- a CDS encoding DUF4064 domain-containing protein, which translates into the protein MDMYQSTFSRTGEKVLGIIGIVLNVIAIILVVMAVVEVGSGTFEADLEEFILTDPTLAPEDAEATLVALSGLTEAIEVFGWVIGISLVVSTILAIIAVINLNDNKKPVLAGVLFVIAGILSGIISLTALIFYIAAIMCFVRKPPLEDEQMIRVDEPVEIETQDEDDSPYRPL